A genomic window from Mesorhizobium sp. CAU 1732 includes:
- a CDS encoding XRE family transcriptional regulator: METSLIDSETTDRRLAERLKSLRAERGWSLDELATRSKVSRATLSRLENAEVSPTASVLGRLCAAYGLAMSRLMLMVEEHYAPLIRSDDQQVWVDAETGFRRRAISPPAQSLTGEAIEGSLRAGAGIVYDESPRPGLEHHLLLIEGRLSVTVDGATHDLLPGDCLRYRLFGPSAFATPADSSARYILFMV; this comes from the coding sequence ATGGAAACCTCTCTCATCGATTCCGAAACGACTGACCGCCGCCTCGCCGAGCGGCTGAAAAGCCTCAGGGCGGAACGCGGCTGGTCGCTGGACGAACTCGCGACGCGCAGCAAGGTCAGCCGCGCGACGTTGTCGCGGCTGGAGAATGCCGAAGTCAGTCCTACGGCGAGCGTGCTGGGGCGTCTGTGCGCGGCCTATGGCCTGGCGATGTCCCGCCTCATGCTGATGGTCGAAGAGCACTACGCACCGTTGATCCGCAGCGACGATCAGCAGGTTTGGGTGGATGCGGAAACAGGCTTTCGACGCCGCGCCATTTCTCCGCCGGCTCAATCCCTCACCGGCGAAGCCATCGAGGGCAGTTTGCGCGCCGGAGCCGGCATCGTCTACGACGAGAGCCCTCGTCCGGGCCTGGAGCATCACCTGCTGCTCATCGAAGGACGCCTGTCCGTCACCGTGGACGGCGCGACGCACGATCTCCTGCCCGGCGACTGCCTGCGCTACCGGCTCTTCGGCCCCAGCGCCTTCGCCACGCCCGCCGACAGCTCCGCCCGATACATCCTGTTCATGGTTTGA
- a CDS encoding molybdopterin cofactor-binding domain-containing protein has translation MNKMISIDRRTFLKGSAGFLAVSFVLPADLFAQSSAPDLPGDMKSHPQLSSWLRINADGSVTLFIGKVELGQGALTAVAQVCAEELVVEFDRVQVIAGDTRLSPDEGTTAGSQTMPNCATAVQQAAAEVRQILTNIAAERFDLDGESLAISDGTISGGDNSVTYWELVENLNLEVDATGTAPLLPLSQHRIIGRNVPRIDLPAKIMGEPIYVQDMHLDGMLYGAVARPPTYRARLTSIDLSGVEAMPGVVKVVRNGSFLGVIAERQEQAFAAAEALTAAGEWDVESALPGHDGMKEWLQSTQSTETEWLNKVRGSTTQTAERHEATYYRPYHMHGSIGTSAAVAVFDDEGDMRVWTHSQSVWATAAAIEGMLGLDEGKVHAIHTEGSGCYGHNMADDAAADACILAHQMPGRPIKLQYTRAGEHQWEPYGSAMVNSVSANLDADGNILDWEHHIYSTPHGNRPGGNPGRLLSAQYFDPPFELPVASDGGPPNFSSTRNGLSNYDFPGERVVTHFITEMPLRVSSTRGLGAYANVMAVEQFIDELAVKAGADPVEYRLRYLKDERMRDALIRCAEAFGWDAWEKRANRGRGIAIARYKNFAAITAVAMEVQITPRNGLVRVTRAVASNDGGHIVSPDGIINQVEGGLIQSISWTLKEEVKFDKTRVLSSDWASYPILGFTEVPPVETVLIDRPGEPYLGNGESSQGPSGAALANAIADAIGTRMRDVPFTPDRVKAAIDAAA, from the coding sequence ATGAACAAGATGATATCCATCGATCGCCGCACATTCCTCAAAGGATCCGCCGGATTTCTGGCGGTGTCGTTCGTCCTGCCGGCCGATCTCTTTGCCCAGTCGTCCGCACCCGATCTTCCCGGCGACATGAAGAGCCACCCCCAGCTTTCAAGCTGGCTGCGCATCAATGCCGATGGCAGCGTCACGCTTTTCATCGGCAAGGTCGAGCTTGGACAGGGCGCATTGACCGCGGTCGCCCAGGTCTGCGCTGAGGAACTGGTCGTCGAATTCGACAGGGTCCAGGTCATAGCCGGCGATACGCGGCTGTCTCCCGATGAAGGCACGACCGCCGGTTCGCAGACCATGCCGAACTGTGCGACAGCCGTTCAGCAGGCTGCTGCCGAGGTCCGGCAGATCCTCACGAACATCGCGGCCGAACGCTTCGATCTCGATGGCGAAAGCCTCGCCATTTCCGATGGGACCATTTCGGGCGGCGACAACAGCGTCACCTACTGGGAACTGGTCGAAAACCTGAATCTCGAGGTCGATGCGACGGGGACGGCACCGCTGCTGCCTCTCTCGCAACATCGGATTATCGGGCGCAACGTTCCGCGTATCGATCTCCCCGCCAAGATCATGGGCGAGCCGATCTATGTCCAGGACATGCATCTGGACGGCATGCTCTACGGCGCCGTCGCGCGTCCTCCGACCTATCGCGCCCGTCTCACCTCGATCGATCTTTCCGGCGTCGAAGCGATGCCGGGCGTCGTCAAGGTCGTGCGCAATGGCAGCTTTCTGGGCGTCATTGCCGAACGCCAGGAACAGGCATTCGCCGCGGCCGAAGCATTGACTGCAGCGGGCGAGTGGGACGTCGAGAGCGCGCTTCCCGGCCATGACGGCATGAAGGAATGGCTTCAGTCCACGCAGAGCACGGAAACCGAGTGGCTGAACAAGGTTCGGGGCAGCACCACGCAGACGGCAGAGCGCCACGAGGCGACCTACTACCGTCCCTACCATATGCACGGCTCCATCGGCACGTCGGCCGCCGTGGCGGTTTTCGACGACGAAGGCGACATGCGGGTCTGGACGCATTCGCAGAGCGTTTGGGCCACCGCTGCCGCGATCGAGGGAATGCTTGGCCTCGACGAAGGCAAGGTCCACGCGATCCATACGGAAGGATCGGGTTGTTATGGCCACAACATGGCTGACGACGCGGCGGCGGATGCCTGCATTCTGGCGCATCAGATGCCCGGACGGCCGATAAAGCTGCAATATACCCGCGCCGGCGAACACCAGTGGGAACCCTACGGGTCGGCCATGGTCAACAGCGTGTCCGCGAACCTCGACGCGGATGGCAACATTCTCGACTGGGAGCACCACATCTATTCCACGCCGCACGGCAACAGGCCCGGCGGAAATCCGGGGCGCCTGCTCTCGGCGCAATATTTCGATCCGCCCTTCGAACTGCCGGTAGCCAGCGATGGCGGGCCGCCGAACTTCTCGTCGACGCGCAACGGCCTGTCCAATTACGATTTTCCCGGTGAGCGCGTCGTCACCCACTTTATCACCGAGATGCCGCTTCGCGTGTCATCGACACGTGGGTTGGGCGCCTATGCGAACGTCATGGCGGTTGAGCAGTTCATCGACGAACTGGCGGTGAAGGCCGGCGCAGACCCGGTCGAGTACCGGCTTCGCTACCTCAAGGACGAGCGCATGCGCGACGCACTCATCCGTTGCGCGGAAGCGTTCGGTTGGGACGCCTGGGAAAAGAGAGCCAACAGGGGCCGTGGCATCGCGATCGCGCGCTACAAGAATTTCGCCGCGATCACGGCGGTTGCGATGGAGGTGCAGATAACGCCGCGCAACGGTCTGGTTCGCGTGACCCGTGCCGTGGCGTCGAACGACGGCGGACACATCGTCAGCCCGGACGGCATCATCAACCAGGTCGAGGGCGGATTGATCCAGTCCATAAGCTGGACGCTCAAGGAAGAGGTCAAATTCGACAAGACGCGCGTCCTGTCGTCCGATTGGGCGAGCTATCCCATCCTCGGCTTCACCGAGGTTCCGCCCGTGGAAACCGTACTGATCGACAGGCCGGGTGAACCCTATCTGGGCAATGGCGAGTCGTCCCAGGGGCCGTCGGGCGCGGCACTGGCCAACGCCATCGCCGATGCCATCGGCACACGGATGCGTGACGTTCCCTTCACCCCGGACCGCGTGAAGGCTGCAATCGACGCCGCAGCCTGA
- a CDS encoding M20 aminoacylase family protein: protein MDAADTLDELAQEAVAWRRHIHQNPELLFDLPNTSAFVAEKLRAFGCDEVVTGIAQSGVVAVVKGSRGPGRTIALRADMDALPMSEQTNLPHASKVDGMMHACGHDGHTAMLLAAARHLAAARDFAGTVVLVFQPAEEGGAGGRVMIEEGLLERFGIDEVYGMHNQPGLAVGSFAIRPGPLMAAGDRFMVTLRGRGGHAASPHETPDPVLASAHLVTALQSIASRYADPFDPVVVSVTHLAAGSASALNVIPASVLLGGTIRTINPETRTAVEARFRAIVAASAKLLDIEADIDWRPGYPVTVNDPEMTRHALKAARSVVGTDAVDDDCPRIMGSEDFSYMLEKRPGSFIWLGNGATAGLHHPAYDFNDAAILHGLRYWSALVEQRLG, encoded by the coding sequence ATGGACGCAGCCGACACGCTGGATGAGCTCGCTCAGGAAGCCGTTGCGTGGCGACGCCACATCCACCAGAACCCGGAACTGCTGTTCGACCTTCCGAACACATCCGCCTTCGTCGCTGAAAAGCTGAGGGCGTTCGGCTGCGACGAGGTCGTCACCGGGATCGCGCAGTCGGGGGTTGTCGCCGTGGTGAAGGGATCGCGCGGGCCGGGACGGACGATAGCGTTGCGCGCCGACATGGATGCTCTGCCGATGAGCGAGCAGACCAACCTGCCTCACGCGTCGAAAGTGGACGGCATGATGCATGCGTGCGGTCATGACGGCCACACCGCGATGCTTCTCGCCGCCGCCAGACACCTCGCCGCGGCGCGCGATTTCGCAGGCACCGTCGTGCTGGTCTTCCAGCCGGCGGAGGAAGGCGGTGCCGGAGGCCGTGTGATGATCGAGGAAGGTCTCCTGGAGCGATTCGGCATCGACGAAGTCTACGGCATGCACAATCAGCCGGGCCTCGCGGTGGGCTCGTTTGCGATACGGCCGGGTCCGCTGATGGCGGCGGGCGATCGCTTCATGGTGACGTTGCGGGGGCGCGGAGGTCACGCCGCATCACCGCACGAGACGCCGGATCCGGTGCTTGCCAGCGCGCATCTGGTGACGGCGCTTCAGTCGATCGCCTCGCGCTATGCCGACCCCTTCGATCCTGTCGTGGTGTCGGTGACGCATCTGGCGGCGGGTTCTGCGAGCGCGCTCAATGTGATTCCGGCTTCCGTCCTGCTGGGTGGAACGATACGAACCATCAACCCCGAGACCCGAACGGCAGTGGAAGCCCGGTTTCGCGCCATCGTCGCGGCGTCGGCGAAGCTCCTGGATATCGAGGCTGATATCGACTGGCGCCCGGGCTATCCGGTTACGGTCAACGACCCGGAAATGACGCGGCACGCGCTAAAGGCCGCCCGCAGCGTCGTCGGGACGGACGCGGTGGACGACGACTGCCCGCGCATCATGGGGTCGGAGGATTTCTCCTACATGCTGGAGAAGCGGCCGGGTTCGTTCATCTGGCTGGGCAATGGCGCTACGGCAGGGCTGCATCACCCCGCCTATGATTTCAACGACGCCGCTATCCTTCACGGTCTGCGCTATTGGTCGGCTCTGGTCGAGCAGCGCTTGGGCTGA
- a CDS encoding ABC transporter permease, producing MTAENQIVIPARSQSARLENWGRAFYRFRQSWLSVIGLAIVVALIVIAILAPYIVPYPEHVQGMTNTAARFQPPSASAWFGTNELGQDIFSLVLVGSQVSLFSGLAVVFIAIVVGTTVGAIAGYFGGWIDEILMRITDLLLTIPSLILAMAVAAALGTGVFNMIVAIAITWWPAYARLVRGEVIGKKEEQFVVAAHALGAGWVRILCRHILPNIVSPIVVKASLDMGFAILTVASLGFVGIGVKPPTPEWGTLLSGARSYLPDYWWTAVAPGMAIFLAVLAFNLLGDGLRDVLDPKARR from the coding sequence ATGACGGCCGAGAACCAGATCGTCATTCCCGCCCGCAGCCAGTCCGCGAGGTTGGAAAACTGGGGCAGGGCGTTCTATCGCTTCCGCCAGAGCTGGCTGTCGGTGATCGGCCTCGCCATCGTGGTGGCGCTCATCGTGATCGCGATCCTGGCTCCGTACATCGTGCCTTATCCCGAGCACGTCCAGGGCATGACGAACACCGCCGCCCGGTTCCAGCCGCCTTCCGCGAGCGCTTGGTTCGGCACCAACGAACTCGGCCAGGACATTTTCTCGCTGGTTCTGGTGGGCTCGCAGGTTTCGCTCTTTTCGGGGCTCGCCGTCGTGTTCATCGCGATCGTGGTCGGCACGACGGTCGGTGCGATCGCCGGCTATTTCGGCGGCTGGATCGATGAAATCCTGATGCGGATCACCGATCTCCTGCTGACGATCCCGAGCCTCATTCTGGCCATGGCTGTGGCGGCGGCATTGGGCACCGGCGTTTTCAACATGATCGTGGCGATCGCGATTACCTGGTGGCCGGCCTATGCGCGTCTCGTGCGCGGCGAGGTGATCGGCAAGAAGGAAGAGCAGTTCGTGGTTGCCGCGCACGCGCTGGGTGCCGGCTGGGTGCGCATCCTGTGCCGGCACATCCTGCCCAACATCGTGTCGCCCATCGTGGTCAAGGCCTCGCTGGACATGGGGTTTGCCATCCTGACGGTCGCTTCGCTCGGCTTCGTCGGCATCGGCGTGAAGCCGCCGACACCGGAATGGGGCACGCTGTTGTCCGGCGCGCGCAGCTACCTGCCCGACTATTGGTGGACGGCGGTCGCGCCCGGCATGGCGATCTTTCTTGCGGTGCTCGCCTTCAATCTTCTGGGCGACGGGTTGCGCGACGTGCTCGATCCCAAGGCGCGGAGGTAG
- a CDS encoding ABC transporter permease: MIVFILRRLVLVIPILIGLTLLLFVVARLLPGDPVGLAAGPNASAETIAQLRVQFGFDQPLPLQYWTYLTGLVQGDWGTSVFTRRPVFDDILTYLPATLELVFAALFIAILLGIPLGLLTAVYRNGFLDYTTRTLALGGIAMPRFFLGLLLQIAFAAWLGWLPLAGRYPFIEMPPETVTGFYTIDALIAGDFYAFQIAAAHLALPAIAMALSPLATIMRMMRSSTIEVLQQDYVMTERALGLSNRLILFKYVLKNAMTSTLTVIGLYVSWLLGGTVLVETVFDWPGLGLYATQAILTQDFMPVIGVTLVIAIIYLFTMLVVDVLYGVFNPKVRYA, from the coding sequence ATGATTGTCTTCATTCTGCGTCGGCTCGTTCTCGTCATCCCGATCCTGATCGGGTTGACGCTGCTTCTCTTCGTCGTGGCCCGCCTCTTGCCCGGTGATCCGGTCGGCCTTGCCGCCGGTCCCAATGCGTCTGCGGAGACGATCGCGCAGTTGCGGGTGCAGTTCGGTTTCGACCAGCCCCTGCCGCTGCAATACTGGACCTATCTGACGGGTCTCGTCCAGGGCGACTGGGGCACGTCGGTGTTCACGCGCCGTCCGGTGTTCGACGATATTCTGACCTATCTTCCCGCTACGCTGGAACTCGTGTTCGCGGCGCTGTTCATCGCCATCCTCCTCGGCATTCCGCTCGGCTTGCTGACAGCGGTCTATCGCAACGGTTTTCTGGACTACACGACCCGCACGCTGGCGCTGGGCGGCATCGCCATGCCGCGCTTCTTTCTGGGCCTGCTGCTGCAAATTGCCTTCGCTGCATGGCTCGGCTGGCTGCCGCTTGCCGGTCGGTATCCGTTCATCGAGATGCCGCCTGAAACGGTGACCGGCTTCTACACGATCGACGCGCTGATCGCGGGAGACTTCTATGCCTTCCAGATTGCGGCGGCGCATCTCGCGCTGCCTGCGATCGCCATGGCTCTGTCGCCGCTGGCCACGATCATGCGGATGATGCGGTCCTCCACGATCGAAGTGCTGCAGCAGGACTATGTGATGACGGAGCGCGCGCTCGGGCTTTCCAACCGTCTGATCCTCTTCAAATACGTGCTCAAGAACGCCATGACCTCGACGCTGACCGTCATCGGTCTCTACGTGTCCTGGCTGCTCGGGGGAACCGTTCTGGTCGAGACGGTCTTCGACTGGCCCGGTCTCGGGCTATACGCCACGCAGGCGATCCTGACGCAGGATTTCATGCCTGTGATCGGCGTGACGCTGGTGATCGCGATCATCTACCTGTTCACCATGCTCGTCGTCGACGTGCTCTACGGTGTCTTCAATCCGAAGGTGCGATACGCATGA
- a CDS encoding DUF1013 domain-containing protein — MANTLLMPKATAVWLVDNTALSFEQIANFCKLHPLEVKAIADGESAQGIKGLDPVITGQLSRDEIAKAEADPNLRLKLQEPKVRVPESKRRAPRYTPLSKRQDRPNAILWLVKNHQELKDAQISRLVGTTKSTIEQIRNRTHWNSASLVPMDPVTLGLCSQIDLDLEVQRASRGQPAAAPTGDTLLPASMTETLEVTDRNPTKSDDDELDADAVFAKLSSLKSTTPVDEDDDQH, encoded by the coding sequence ATGGCCAACACGCTTCTGATGCCCAAGGCAACCGCCGTCTGGCTGGTTGACAATACGGCGCTGTCGTTCGAACAGATCGCGAATTTCTGCAAATTGCACCCCCTCGAAGTCAAGGCGATCGCCGACGGTGAATCCGCGCAGGGCATCAAGGGTCTCGACCCCGTCATCACCGGTCAGCTTTCGCGCGACGAGATCGCCAAGGCGGAGGCCGACCCGAACCTGCGCCTGAAGCTTCAGGAGCCGAAGGTTCGCGTTCCCGAATCCAAGCGCCGCGCACCGCGTTACACCCCGCTTTCCAAGCGCCAGGACCGTCCGAACGCCATCCTGTGGCTGGTCAAGAACCATCAGGAGCTGAAGGACGCGCAGATTTCGCGTCTCGTCGGCACGACAAAGTCGACGATCGAGCAGATCCGCAACCGCACCCACTGGAATTCGGCAAGCCTGGTCCCGATGGATCCGGTCACGCTCGGCCTGTGCTCGCAGATCGACCTCGACCTCGAGGTTCAGCGCGCCTCGCGCGGCCAGCCGGCTGCGGCGCCGACCGGCGACACGTTGCTCCCGGCTTCGATGACCGAGACGCTCGAAGTGACCGATCGCAACCCGACCAAGAGCGACGACGACGAACTCGACGCCGACGCGGTCTTCGCCAAGCTCTCCTCGCTCAAATCGACCACGCCGGTCGACGAGGACGACGACCAGCACTGA
- a CDS encoding (2Fe-2S)-binding protein, which translates to MINLRVNNQDVEVDVPGNATLLAVLSNDLKLRGQKFGCGVSQCGACTVLIDGEPVKSCQTPVTSAIGRSVTTLEGLRDSNGGPGALQQAFIEEQAAQCGYCTSGMIVAAQALLDRNASPTESDIRIALSGNLCRCGSHNRVVRAVLKAAGSPA; encoded by the coding sequence ATGATAAACCTCAGGGTCAACAATCAGGACGTTGAAGTCGACGTCCCCGGCAATGCAACGTTGCTGGCCGTGCTGAGCAACGATCTGAAACTCCGCGGTCAGAAGTTCGGATGCGGGGTGTCGCAGTGCGGCGCCTGTACTGTCCTGATCGACGGAGAACCCGTCAAAAGCTGCCAGACCCCGGTGACGTCCGCCATCGGACGCTCCGTCACCACGCTGGAAGGACTGCGTGACAGCAATGGGGGCCCCGGCGCCCTGCAGCAGGCATTCATAGAGGAACAGGCCGCGCAATGCGGCTATTGCACCAGCGGAATGATCGTTGCCGCCCAAGCGCTGCTCGACCGCAACGCCAGCCCGACCGAATCCGACATCCGCATCGCGCTCAGCGGCAATCTGTGCCGCTGCGGGTCGCATAATCGCGTCGTCAGGGCCGTGTTGAAAGCTGCGGGGAGCCCGGCATAA
- a CDS encoding ABC transporter ATP-binding protein, translating to MALLDIKNLQLSMRSYEGETQILHGIDLKIERGEIWGMVGETGSGKSLTGLSVSRLIPTPPGRYLAGSIAFQGKDLLKAADRDMRALRGRHIGMIFQDPTTNLNPVFRIGTQLVDVALHAGHADPSVLGLEAGASRKAFRTAARRTAIEMLEKVGIPNAGERIDDYPHQFSGGMRQRVLIAMAMIGKPDLLIADEPTTALDVSVQAQILRLIHDLVAERNIGVLLITHNLGVVAQICSHVAVMYRGRILEAGSVFDVLKRPSHAYTQALLDSVPTVHTKRGELKGLSGLSPEALA from the coding sequence ATGGCACTCCTCGACATCAAGAACCTGCAGCTCTCGATGCGGAGCTATGAGGGCGAGACGCAGATCCTGCATGGCATCGACCTGAAGATCGAGCGTGGCGAAATCTGGGGCATGGTCGGCGAGACCGGTTCCGGCAAGTCGCTGACGGGCCTGTCCGTCTCGCGGCTGATCCCGACACCGCCGGGGCGTTACCTCGCCGGTTCGATCGCGTTTCAGGGCAAGGATTTGCTCAAGGCCGCCGACCGCGACATGCGCGCGCTGCGCGGCCGCCATATCGGCATGATCTTCCAGGACCCGACGACCAACCTCAATCCGGTGTTCAGGATCGGAACCCAGCTTGTCGACGTGGCTTTGCACGCAGGCCACGCCGATCCGTCCGTCCTGGGACTTGAGGCCGGTGCGTCGCGCAAGGCGTTCAGAACAGCCGCGCGCAGAACCGCCATCGAGATGCTGGAGAAGGTCGGCATCCCAAACGCCGGGGAGCGCATCGACGATTATCCGCACCAGTTTTCCGGCGGAATGCGCCAGCGCGTGCTGATCGCGATGGCGATGATCGGCAAGCCCGACCTTCTGATCGCCGACGAGCCGACGACGGCACTCGACGTGTCGGTACAGGCGCAAATCCTGCGGCTGATCCACGACCTCGTCGCAGAGCGCAATATCGGGGTCCTGCTGATCACTCACAATCTCGGTGTCGTCGCCCAGATTTGCTCGCATGTCGCCGTGATGTATCGCGGCCGCATCCTCGAAGCGGGTTCGGTCTTTGACGTGCTGAAGCGCCCCAGCCACGCTTATACGCAGGCGCTTCTGGATTCCGTGCCGACGGTGCACACAAAACGCGGAGAACTGAAGGGTCTGAGCGGGCTGTCACCGGAGGCGCTCGCATGA
- a CDS encoding GNAT family N-acetyltransferase, whose protein sequence is MITAAITAFSCQDAQTHLPELAELLHACVHDGASISFVLPFSLTEAETFWTTKVFPSLRAGGTILLIAEADGRVAGSVQLDHDTPPNQPHRAEVRKLLVHPDFRRRGIGKALMADLEHRAQEMGRSLLTLDTRTGDKAEPLYASMGYETAGIIPDFCRDTVSDRLDPTTIMYKAIRA, encoded by the coding sequence ATGATAACCGCCGCCATCACTGCATTCTCCTGTCAGGACGCGCAGACGCACCTGCCTGAACTCGCCGAACTGCTCCATGCCTGCGTCCATGACGGCGCCAGCATCAGCTTCGTCCTGCCGTTTTCGCTGACGGAGGCGGAAACCTTCTGGACGACGAAGGTGTTTCCGTCACTTCGCGCCGGAGGAACCATCCTCCTGATCGCAGAGGCGGACGGCCGCGTTGCCGGCTCCGTCCAGCTCGACCACGATACGCCGCCGAACCAGCCGCATCGCGCCGAGGTGCGCAAGCTGCTCGTCCACCCGGATTTCCGCCGTCGCGGCATCGGCAAGGCGCTGATGGCCGACCTGGAGCACCGTGCCCAAGAGATGGGCCGGAGCCTGCTCACGCTCGACACGCGGACCGGCGACAAGGCCGAACCGCTCTATGCATCCATGGGCTACGAGACGGCCGGCATCATCCCCGATTTCTGCCGCGACACCGTCTCGGATCGGCTGGACCCGACGACAATCATGTACAAGGCCATTCGCGCCTGA
- a CDS encoding cytochrome c codes for MKVSTVLIAIGGAVVIAAAGAYAYANRHPEIAAITPPSRDSLDASLVERGEMLAGIGNCAVCHTAEGGVPMSGGFGLPTPFGTIHSTNITPDAETGIGSWSLEAFVRSMRKGVDREGRHLYPAFPYDFYTRVTDDDLEAIYAYLMSLEPVRAEAPANDLGFPFDQRILMAGWNLLFLDEGPKTDDPGKDDVWNRGRYLTEGLAHCAACHSPRNVLGAAVRSGDDAYSGGEAEGWYAPALNAQNHAPIGWNADTLANYLIDGWDRDHGIAAGPMMPISNDLYHQPEEEVVAIATYVADLMGSASGQSAGAPDSARQRAESLEFGAEDAPALPTDPVLARGAEVFADQCAVCHRADTYTVPLALTGSVNAPDARNFIQTVMHGIQPAPAGSADRFMPAKGLQIGDDDLAALTAFVRGRFGPGDPWDKLDETVRSLREGAE; via the coding sequence TTGAAAGTTTCGACAGTTCTCATCGCCATCGGAGGCGCAGTGGTCATTGCGGCGGCCGGAGCCTACGCTTATGCCAACCGCCATCCCGAGATCGCGGCTATCACGCCTCCTTCCCGCGACAGTCTGGACGCCTCGCTGGTTGAACGCGGCGAAATGCTTGCCGGCATTGGCAATTGTGCCGTGTGTCACACGGCGGAAGGGGGCGTCCCGATGTCCGGCGGCTTCGGCCTGCCGACGCCCTTCGGCACGATCCACAGCACCAACATCACGCCCGATGCGGAGACCGGAATTGGAAGCTGGTCGCTGGAGGCCTTCGTGCGTTCCATGCGTAAAGGCGTGGATCGGGAGGGGCGTCACCTCTATCCGGCATTCCCCTATGATTTCTACACGCGCGTCACCGACGACGACCTCGAAGCGATCTATGCCTATCTGATGTCGCTGGAGCCTGTGCGGGCGGAAGCGCCAGCCAACGACCTCGGCTTTCCGTTCGACCAGCGCATTCTGATGGCCGGATGGAACCTTCTCTTTCTGGATGAAGGGCCCAAGACGGACGATCCCGGCAAGGACGATGTCTGGAACCGCGGCCGATATCTGACGGAGGGGTTGGCGCACTGCGCGGCCTGCCACAGCCCGCGCAACGTGCTTGGTGCGGCGGTGCGGAGCGGCGACGATGCCTATTCCGGCGGCGAAGCGGAAGGTTGGTACGCACCCGCCCTCAACGCGCAAAACCACGCGCCGATAGGCTGGAATGCGGACACGCTCGCCAATTACCTGATCGACGGCTGGGATCGCGACCATGGCATCGCCGCAGGGCCGATGATGCCGATTTCGAACGACCTCTACCATCAACCCGAGGAAGAGGTGGTGGCGATCGCCACCTATGTCGCCGATCTCATGGGAAGCGCATCCGGTCAGAGTGCGGGTGCCCCGGATTCGGCACGCCAGCGGGCGGAAAGTCTGGAGTTCGGTGCCGAGGACGCGCCTGCGCTACCGACGGATCCCGTGCTGGCACGGGGTGCCGAGGTTTTTGCGGACCAGTGCGCCGTCTGTCACCGTGCCGACACCTATACCGTTCCGCTCGCGTTGACCGGATCGGTCAATGCACCCGATGCCCGTAACTTCATCCAGACGGTCATGCATGGCATTCAGCCAGCACCCGCCGGATCTGCGGACCGCTTCATGCCGGCAAAGGGGTTGCAGATCGGTGACGACGATCTGGCCGCGTTGACCGCCTTCGTGCGCGGCAGGTTCGGCCCCGGCGACCCGTGGGACAAGCTCGACGAGACCGTGCGCTCGCTGCGTGAAGGCGCGGAGTAG
- a CDS encoding ATP-binding cassette domain-containing protein, whose translation MSLDIQNVTKIFAGSRRGMYGRSEDFKALDDVSLSVKKGGSFGLVGESGSGKTTLTRCILRLETLTSGAIRFDGQDIHSLSAGDMRRLRSRMQIVFQDPYASLNPRMTIHDIIAEPLVIHRDETTRTGRQRTERVMELLLQVGLGAEHLFRYPHEFSGGQRQRIGIARALAVRPELLILDEPTSALDVSVQAEVLNLLHRLQGELGLTYFFISHDLGVIRYICDDVAVIYRGKIVEQGPVTDIFDSPKNDYTRMLLDAMPDPDPERSPFRVGSDVRAD comes from the coding sequence ATGAGCCTCGATATCCAGAACGTCACCAAGATTTTCGCCGGTTCGCGCCGGGGCATGTACGGCAGGTCGGAGGACTTCAAGGCGCTAGACGACGTCAGCCTGTCGGTGAAGAAGGGCGGCAGCTTCGGGCTGGTCGGCGAGTCGGGCTCCGGCAAGACGACGCTGACGCGCTGCATCCTGCGCCTCGAGACGCTGACGTCGGGCGCGATCCGGTTCGACGGCCAGGATATCCATTCGCTTTCGGCAGGGGATATGCGCCGCCTGCGTTCCCGCATGCAGATCGTTTTTCAGGATCCCTACGCGTCGCTGAACCCGCGCATGACGATCCACGACATCATCGCCGAACCGCTCGTCATCCATCGCGACGAAACCACGCGCACCGGGCGCCAGCGGACCGAGCGGGTGATGGAACTGTTGCTTCAGGTCGGGCTCGGCGCGGAGCATCTGTTCCGCTACCCGCATGAGTTCTCCGGGGGGCAACGGCAGCGCATCGGCATTGCTCGCGCCCTTGCGGTGCGGCCGGAACTGCTGATCCTGGACGAGCCGACCTCGGCGCTCGACGTGTCGGTGCAGGCCGAAGTCCTCAACCTTCTTCACCGGCTGCAAGGCGAACTCGGCCTGACCTATTTCTTCATCAGCCACGACCTGGGCGTCATCCGCTACATCTGCGACGACGTCGCGGTTATCTATCGCGGCAAGATCGTCGAGCAGGGGCCCGTGACGGATATTTTCGATTCTCCCAAGAACGATTATACCCGCATGCTGCTCGACGCGATGCCCGATCCCGACCCGGAACGCTCGCCGTTCCGGGTCGGTAGTGACGTCCGCGCAGACTGA